One window of the Lusitaniella coriacea LEGE 07157 genome contains the following:
- a CDS encoding tetratricopeptide repeat protein yields MWQVAVVVCAGWVASLCLHEFGHAIVAYWGGDKSVKEKGYLTLNPLKYTEPGVSLILPLFFLLIGGIALPGGAVYIDRAQLRHRWWHSAVSAAGPFANIILLLLLAIPFQLGWTVGRDDWLGYSVAFLVLLEIFVVLINLLPIPPLDGYGIISPWLPPHLQRQFNKFGKYGIWVLIGLLWFVEPFNRLLWDCTFAISNSLSVPPIAALMGGELFRKNSMILVIGLVGIMWLFGNKERRWYDKGNSWMGVKRYQRALNCYNKALEIKPDYYEAVLAKAWVLSQTERTAEALEAYDKAIQLQGNRPVAWYQKGALLAEQHRDTEAIEAYDRAVELQPNWGVAWFCRGIVLMKSERYEDAIASFEKARKYDSKTEQTAYAWYYQGSSLAGLKKYEKAIEAYDRAIQLQPNTEIFWLFRGDALSSLNRHEERLASYEEALCLKPDNHLIWVRKGDALCQLQRHEESLAAYDRAIELQPNFPLASARRGIALMELQRYDDAIATYNYALQIEPDDPDTWYNKACCYAQQEEVYSAIESLQQAIDFNPKKFRNAARTDSDFDEIREHPLFQKLIPSRSDRT; encoded by the coding sequence ATGTGGCAAGTTGCAGTTGTAGTTTGTGCGGGTTGGGTGGCTTCCTTGTGTCTGCACGAGTTTGGTCACGCGATCGTAGCCTATTGGGGTGGGGACAAATCTGTTAAGGAAAAAGGCTATTTAACCTTAAATCCGCTCAAATATACCGAACCGGGAGTCAGTTTGATCTTACCCCTATTTTTCCTGTTAATTGGGGGGATTGCGCTGCCGGGAGGGGCGGTTTATATCGATCGCGCCCAATTGCGACATCGCTGGTGGCACAGCGCTGTGTCTGCGGCAGGACCCTTTGCAAACATCATCCTTTTACTGCTGCTTGCCATTCCCTTTCAATTGGGGTGGACGGTAGGACGTGACGACTGGTTGGGCTATAGCGTGGCATTCTTAGTTCTGCTAGAAATCTTTGTGGTTCTAATCAACTTGCTGCCCATTCCCCCCCTGGATGGATACGGCATCATTTCCCCGTGGTTGCCGCCTCACCTACAGCGTCAATTCAACAAATTTGGCAAATATGGCATTTGGGTGCTGATTGGCTTGCTGTGGTTTGTCGAACCCTTTAATCGCTTGCTTTGGGATTGTACTTTTGCCATCAGTAATTCCTTAAGCGTTCCACCTATTGCAGCATTAATGGGAGGCGAATTATTTCGCAAGAATTCGATGATTTTAGTCATCGGGTTAGTGGGAATAATGTGGTTGTTTGGCAACAAAGAGCGAAGGTGGTACGACAAAGGTAATAGCTGGATGGGCGTGAAGCGCTATCAACGGGCGCTCAATTGCTACAACAAAGCCTTAGAAATCAAGCCAGACTACTACGAAGCTGTGTTGGCAAAGGCTTGGGTTCTCTCACAAACAGAACGAACCGCAGAGGCGCTAGAGGCGTATGACAAGGCGATTCAACTCCAAGGAAATCGCCCGGTTGCGTGGTATCAAAAAGGTGCGCTGTTGGCGGAACAGCACCGGGACACAGAAGCCATTGAAGCTTACGATCGCGCGGTGGAATTGCAACCCAATTGGGGAGTGGCTTGGTTTTGTCGGGGAATCGTGTTGATGAAGTCGGAACGGTACGAGGACGCGATCGCGTCTTTTGAGAAAGCGCGGAAATATGACTCTAAAACCGAGCAAACCGCTTATGCTTGGTATTATCAAGGGAGTTCCCTTGCCGGACTCAAAAAGTACGAAAAAGCAATCGAAGCCTACGATCGCGCGATTCAACTCCAACCCAACACTGAGATTTTTTGGCTATTTCGCGGCGATGCCCTCTCTTCCCTCAATCGTCACGAAGAACGACTCGCTTCCTACGAAGAAGCCCTCTGCCTCAAGCCCGATAATCATTTGATTTGGGTGAGAAAAGGGGATGCGCTGTGTCAACTCCAACGCCATGAAGAGAGTTTAGCCGCTTACGATCGCGCGATCGAACTCCAACCCAACTTTCCCCTAGCTTCCGCACGGCGAGGCATTGCACTCATGGAACTGCAACGCTACGACGACGCGATCGCGACTTATAATTACGCCCTACAAATCGAGCCGGACGATCCCGATACTTGGTATAACAAAGCCTGCTGCTACGCGCAACAGGAAGAAGTTTATTCCGCGATCGAATCCTTGCAACAAGCCATTGACTTCAACCCCAAAAAATTCCGCAACGCCGCCCGAACCGA
- a CDS encoding cupin domain-containing protein, with the protein MKLIQLQDLTPESVSHNREIKKRVLLRSGDLPHLTNFSQAYLSPGQATTPHAHSDMGEVFFVEAGEGTIEIDDRAYPLSPGSCIAVQPGETHKIENIGATDLVLTYFGIA; encoded by the coding sequence ATGAAACTCATCCAACTTCAAGATTTAACGCCGGAAAGCGTTTCTCATAACCGAGAAATCAAGAAAAGGGTTCTGTTGCGTTCTGGAGATTTGCCCCATTTAACCAACTTCTCTCAAGCGTATCTGTCTCCGGGGCAAGCAACAACGCCTCACGCCCATTCGGATATGGGTGAGGTTTTTTTTGTTGAAGCGGGGGAAGGGACTATCGAAATTGACGATCGCGCGTATCCTCTTTCTCCGGGAAGTTGTATCGCCGTTCAACCGGGAGAAACCCATAAAATCGAGAACATTGGAGCGACGGATTTGGTTTTAACTTATTTTGGTATCGCTTAA
- a CDS encoding sensor histidine kinase, protein MEFAPASIEFAACQGLGAELVFTQDRSGRCHSFYWNMAQEYGLTVEQPPGRTLEESFIPENAKAYREKIQQVLEWGIPERYHCRFKCSGESVPFALILSPILQPNGKISSVLVMGHRIEEKNQKLPSLPKSPRNLYRSLLSEIARNIRRTLDLATIWQQTVDSLGTALKVSRCLIVSFNPQNEELKVEVEYCQRPFKSMLGERLNLEREPYLKQALSQGQPIALQNVSHPTFGQQSALVVSTFYENQRNALIYLQQCDRAREWTPAEVKLLQELAPQVSTAIAHACLYKELEQAKKLAEEASRLKSEFLASTSHELRTPLNGIIGFLRLILDDLTDDPKEQREFLEEAHKSALHLLNLINDILDVARIEAGKMELDFKDFPLNELFEDVDKKTRSLAQQKNLSFEFQTPASREPILIYGNYQRLLQVMLNLVGNAIKFTHEGGVTISAEVTKKPSIVNEQTFPGTVLIRVADTGIGVPIEKLDKLFQNFSQVDGSRTKSYGGTGLGLAISQKLLEVMGGKIDFFSMGEELGSTVTFTVPLFQLPVLKGN, encoded by the coding sequence ATGGAATTTGCTCCTGCATCAATAGAATTTGCAGCTTGCCAGGGCTTGGGGGCTGAATTAGTCTTTACCCAAGATCGGTCGGGAAGGTGCCATTCTTTTTATTGGAATATGGCACAGGAGTACGGACTAACGGTAGAGCAACCGCCGGGACGAACTCTAGAAGAAAGCTTCATTCCTGAGAATGCCAAAGCCTACAGAGAAAAAATACAACAAGTCCTAGAATGGGGAATTCCCGAACGCTATCATTGTCGATTCAAGTGTTCTGGAGAATCAGTTCCCTTTGCTTTGATCCTCAGTCCGATTTTGCAACCCAACGGCAAGATATCATCGGTATTGGTCATGGGGCATCGGATCGAGGAGAAGAATCAAAAGTTACCCTCCTTGCCTAAATCCCCACGCAATCTTTATCGTTCCCTGCTATCGGAGATTGCCCGCAATATTCGCCGAACCCTAGATTTAGCAACAATTTGGCAGCAAACCGTAGATAGTTTGGGAACCGCACTCAAAGTTTCTCGCTGTTTGATTGTCTCTTTCAATCCCCAGAATGAAGAATTAAAAGTTGAAGTGGAGTATTGCCAGCGTCCCTTCAAATCGATGTTGGGGGAACGGCTGAATTTAGAACGAGAACCCTATCTTAAACAGGCATTGAGTCAGGGTCAGCCCATCGCGTTACAGAATGTCTCCCATCCCACATTTGGACAGCAGTCGGCGTTGGTGGTTTCGACGTTTTATGAAAATCAACGCAACGCCCTGATTTATTTGCAACAGTGCGATCGCGCGCGAGAATGGACTCCAGCAGAAGTTAAACTCTTACAAGAACTCGCACCGCAAGTCAGTACCGCGATCGCGCACGCTTGCCTTTACAAAGAACTCGAACAAGCCAAAAAACTCGCAGAAGAAGCCTCTCGCCTCAAAAGCGAATTTCTCGCAAGCACCTCCCACGAACTGCGAACCCCCCTCAACGGCATCATTGGCTTTTTGCGCTTGATTCTCGATGACTTAACCGACGATCCCAAAGAACAGCGAGAATTTTTAGAAGAAGCCCACAAATCCGCCCTGCATCTGCTCAATTTGATTAACGACATCCTCGATGTCGCCAGAATTGAAGCGGGAAAAATGGAGTTGGATTTTAAAGATTTTCCCCTCAACGAACTCTTTGAGGATGTGGATAAAAAAACGCGCTCTCTTGCCCAACAAAAGAATCTGAGTTTTGAGTTTCAAACCCCCGCTTCCCGCGAACCCATTCTGATCTACGGCAACTATCAACGCTTATTGCAAGTCATGTTAAACCTCGTGGGCAACGCGATCAAATTTACCCACGAAGGCGGCGTGACGATTAGTGCGGAAGTCACCAAAAAACCCAGTATTGTCAACGAGCAAACGTTTCCCGGTACGGTTTTAATTCGAGTCGCGGATACTGGAATTGGCGTTCCCATCGAAAAACTCGACAAACTTTTCCAAAACTTTTCTCAAGTGGATGGTTCCCGCACCAAATCCTATGGCGGTACGGGTTTGGGGTTAGCAATTTCCCAGAAGTTATTGGAAGTGATGGGCGGAAAAATCGACTTTTTCAGTATGGGAGAAGAGTTAGGTTCGACGGTGACTTTTACCGTTCCCCTCTTTCAACTCCCCGTTCTCAAAGGCAATTAA
- a CDS encoding type II toxin-antitoxin system CcdA family antitoxin: MNEDTMQIPRSADKVEVSIHLDSDLLEQIKHLTNDPSRVIETAIKQWLRGEREQDEDLTRTFRRNPPVPPRGEWND, from the coding sequence ATGAACGAAGATACCATGCAAATTCCGCGATCTGCGGATAAAGTCGAAGTCTCTATTCATCTTGATTCAGATTTGTTAGAGCAAATTAAACATTTGACCAACGATCCGAGTCGAGTGATTGAAACTGCGATCAAACAGTGGTTGAGAGGGGAACGGGAGCAAGACGAAGACCTAACCCGCACTTTTAGACGAAATCCGCCCGTTCCGCCTAGGGGCGAATGGAACGATTGA
- the lepA gene encoding translation elongation factor 4, which produces MTDVSVSRIRNFSIIAHIDHGKSTLADRLLQVTGTVEQRQMKEQFLDNMDLERERGITIKLQAARMNYQAQDGETYVLNLIDTPGHVDFSYEVSRSLVACEGALLVVDASQGVEAQTLANVYLALENDLEIIPVLNKIDLPGAEPERVIEEIEEVIGLDCSNAILASAKAGKGIDEILESIVRLIPPPQDTVDEPLRALIFDSYYDTYRGVIVYFRVVDGKVRKGDRVRLMISKKEYDIDELGVLSPNQIQLDELHAGEVGYFAAAIKAVEDARVGDTITLARQPAEEPLPGYTEAKPMVFCGLFPIDSDQYKDLRDALEKLKLSDAALSYEPETSSAMGFGFRCGFLGLLHMEIVQERLEREYNLDLIVTAPSVIYRVTTTVGEVFEIDNPNQLPPPGNRESIEEPYVRVEILTPEAYVGTLMELCQTRRGIFQDMKYFTPTRTNLIYEIPLAEMVTDFFDRMKSRSRGYASMEYHLLGYRQDNLVKLDLLVNGDPVDSLSTIVHRDKAYPVGRALTEKLKELIPRHQFKIPIQAAIGSKIIASEHIPALRKDVLAKCYGGDISRKKKLLQKQAKGKKRMKSIGTVDVPQEAFMAVLKLD; this is translated from the coding sequence ATGACTGACGTTTCCGTATCCCGCATTCGTAATTTCTCGATCATCGCTCACATCGATCACGGTAAATCCACCCTAGCCGATCGCCTCTTACAGGTGACAGGAACGGTCGAGCAACGCCAAATGAAAGAGCAATTCCTCGACAATATGGACTTAGAACGCGAACGAGGAATTACGATTAAGCTACAAGCCGCGCGGATGAACTATCAGGCGCAAGATGGGGAAACTTACGTTCTCAACCTCATTGACACGCCGGGACACGTGGATTTTTCCTATGAAGTCTCGCGATCGCTCGTGGCTTGTGAAGGGGCATTATTAGTGGTGGATGCGTCCCAAGGAGTTGAGGCGCAAACCCTGGCTAATGTCTATCTTGCCTTAGAAAACGATCTAGAAATCATTCCAGTCCTCAACAAAATCGATCTCCCTGGTGCAGAACCGGAACGAGTGATTGAAGAAATTGAAGAAGTCATCGGTTTAGATTGCAGCAATGCCATTCTCGCCTCTGCTAAAGCCGGGAAAGGAATTGATGAAATTCTCGAATCGATCGTTCGTTTAATTCCACCGCCTCAAGATACCGTTGATGAACCTTTGCGAGCCTTGATTTTTGATAGCTATTACGACACCTATCGCGGCGTAATTGTTTATTTCCGGGTGGTGGATGGCAAAGTGAGAAAAGGCGATCGCGTGCGCTTGATGATCTCTAAAAAAGAATACGATATTGATGAATTGGGCGTTCTCTCCCCCAACCAAATTCAACTCGACGAACTCCATGCGGGGGAAGTGGGCTATTTTGCGGCGGCGATTAAAGCAGTGGAAGATGCTCGCGTCGGCGATACGATCACCCTCGCGCGTCAACCCGCAGAGGAACCGCTTCCCGGCTATACCGAAGCCAAACCGATGGTATTTTGCGGTTTGTTTCCCATCGATTCCGACCAGTATAAAGATTTGCGAGATGCCTTAGAAAAACTGAAACTCAGCGATGCAGCTCTTTCCTACGAACCGGAAACCTCCAGTGCAATGGGTTTTGGCTTCCGTTGCGGCTTTTTGGGATTGTTGCACATGGAAATCGTCCAGGAGCGCTTGGAGCGGGAATATAATCTCGATCTCATTGTTACGGCTCCTTCGGTGATCTATCGCGTTACAACCACTGTAGGGGAGGTGTTTGAGATCGATAACCCCAATCAACTCCCGCCTCCAGGAAACCGCGAAAGCATTGAAGAACCTTACGTTCGCGTAGAGATTCTCACCCCTGAAGCCTATGTGGGAACGCTGATGGAGTTGTGTCAAACGCGACGCGGCATTTTTCAGGATATGAAGTATTTCACGCCGACGCGCACGAATTTGATTTATGAGATTCCCCTCGCGGAGATGGTCACAGACTTTTTCGATCGCATGAAGTCGCGATCGCGCGGTTATGCCAGTATGGAATATCATTTACTGGGTTACCGCCAGGACAATTTGGTGAAGTTGGATTTGTTGGTCAATGGCGATCCCGTGGATTCCCTCTCCACTATTGTTCACCGAGATAAGGCGTATCCCGTGGGACGCGCGCTAACAGAGAAGTTGAAGGAGTTGATTCCGCGCCATCAATTCAAGATTCCCATTCAAGCCGCGATCGGGTCTAAAATTATTGCCAGCGAACATATTCCCGCACTACGTAAGGATGTTTTGGCGAAGTGTTACGGCGGCGACATCAGTCGGAAGAAGAAGCTTTTGCAGAAGCAGGCGAAGGGGAAAAAGCGCATGAAGTCGATTGGGACGGTGGATGTGCCGCAGGAAGCGTTTATGGCGGTGTTGAAGTTGGATTAG
- the acsF gene encoding magnesium-protoporphyrin IX monomethyl ester (oxidative) cyclase, with protein sequence MVTTVKKPEFEELRPGVKAPAKENLLTPRFYTTDFDAIAEMDLAPNEDELRAILEEFRADYNQKHFVRDEEFNQSWDHIDGETRRLFVEFLERSCTAEFSGFLLYKELGRRLKNRNPLLAECFTLMSRDEARHAGFLNKAMSDFKLSLDLGFLTKNHKYTFFKPKFIFYATYLSEKIGYWRYITIYRHLEAHPEDRIYPIFRFFENWCQDENRHGDFFDAVMRAAPETLNDWKAKLWCRFFLLSVFATMYLNDIQRKDFYASLGLDAREYDKYVIEKTNDTAGRVFPVVLDVSKPEFYERLETCIQNNEKLSAIANSNTPKVLQFAQKLPYYLSNGWQGLKLYFMKPIDVTTTHGVAR encoded by the coding sequence ATGGTAACAACTGTTAAAAAACCCGAATTTGAAGAACTGCGTCCGGGGGTTAAAGCGCCAGCAAAAGAGAACTTGCTGACTCCTCGGTTTTATACTACAGATTTTGACGCGATCGCGGAAATGGATCTCGCGCCCAATGAAGACGAACTTCGCGCCATCCTAGAAGAGTTTCGCGCCGATTATAATCAGAAACACTTTGTTCGGGATGAAGAGTTCAATCAATCCTGGGATCATATTGATGGGGAAACGCGCCGCTTGTTCGTAGAGTTCCTAGAACGTTCCTGCACTGCGGAATTTTCCGGCTTCTTACTCTACAAAGAATTGGGACGGCGTTTGAAGAATCGCAACCCCCTTCTTGCGGAATGTTTCACGCTGATGTCGCGGGATGAAGCGCGTCACGCAGGATTCCTCAACAAAGCGATGTCTGACTTCAAATTGTCGCTGGATTTGGGCTTTTTGACCAAAAATCACAAATATACCTTCTTCAAGCCTAAATTTATTTTCTACGCCACCTACCTTTCTGAAAAGATTGGATATTGGCGCTATATCACGATTTATCGCCACTTAGAAGCGCATCCTGAAGATCGGATTTATCCCATTTTCCGCTTCTTTGAAAATTGGTGTCAGGACGAAAACCGCCACGGCGACTTCTTCGACGCAGTAATGCGCGCAGCGCCGGAAACTCTCAACGACTGGAAAGCGAAATTGTGGTGTCGCTTCTTCCTGCTGTCGGTGTTTGCAACGATGTATCTCAATGACATTCAACGCAAGGACTTCTACGCTTCCCTTGGTTTGGATGCGCGGGAGTACGATAAGTACGTGATTGAGAAAACCAATGACACCGCAGGTCGCGTCTTCCCGGTTGTTTTGGATGTGAGTAAACCGGAATTTTACGAGCGTTTAGAGACTTGCATTCAGAATAACGAAAAACTGAGCGCGATCGCGAACTCCAATACGCCAAAAGTTTTGCAATTCGCGCAAAAACTCCCTTACTACCTCTCCAACGGTTGGCAAGGTCTGAAGTTGTATTTCATGAAACCCATTGATGTAACGACAACCCACGGCGTTGCACGTTAA
- a CDS encoding DUF1517 domain-containing protein → MKVIKSFLKSLLLLSLVFVLAFGNASSALAARSGGRIGGGSFRRAPAPSRTYAPPGGGYRSPGGYGYGRGIGFPFLLPFFGFGGFGSLFSILIFIAIANFIVNAVRSGGIGGGDSAGSGYNSSKVSVGRVQVGLLADARDLQNELNELAQRADTGTAEGRAKVLQESTLALLRHPEYWVYGSAESKRTDLDSAEAQFNQYALSERSKFTAETLSNVNNQLEGSSNPALTAAVDKLSKDLKQDNSGYIIATLVVGATGKLELPAVNDSADMRQILQQIGGIGRDRLLAIEILWTPQAKGDTLTQDDLLANYPNLKLI, encoded by the coding sequence ATGAAAGTCATAAAATCCTTTTTAAAATCGCTGCTCCTATTGAGTCTCGTGTTCGTTCTCGCCTTCGGTAACGCCAGCAGCGCCCTTGCAGCTCGCAGTGGCGGACGAATTGGCGGCGGTTCCTTCCGTCGCGCACCCGCACCGAGTCGCACCTACGCGCCTCCTGGAGGCGGTTATCGCTCGCCCGGTGGGTATGGTTATGGTCGCGGGATTGGATTTCCCTTCCTTTTACCCTTTTTCGGGTTTGGGGGATTTGGCAGTTTATTTAGTATCTTAATTTTTATCGCGATCGCGAACTTTATTGTCAACGCCGTTCGTAGTGGCGGAATCGGTGGCGGCGACAGCGCCGGAAGCGGTTACAACTCCTCCAAAGTTTCTGTCGGACGAGTTCAAGTGGGCTTACTCGCCGATGCGCGCGACTTGCAAAACGAACTCAACGAACTCGCACAACGTGCTGATACCGGAACGGCTGAAGGTCGCGCCAAAGTTCTCCAGGAATCAACCCTTGCCCTTTTGCGCCATCCCGAATACTGGGTTTACGGTTCCGCCGAATCCAAACGAACCGACCTCGATTCCGCCGAGGCGCAATTCAATCAATACGCTCTCTCAGAACGAAGCAAATTCACAGCAGAAACCCTTTCCAACGTCAACAATCAATTGGAAGGAAGTTCTAACCCCGCTCTGACTGCTGCGGTGGATAAACTCTCAAAAGACCTCAAACAGGACAATAGCGGTTACATCATTGCAACCTTAGTTGTCGGTGCGACGGGCAAACTGGAACTTCCTGCCGTTAACGACTCCGCAGATATGCGTCAGATTCTACAGCAGATTGGTGGCATTGGGCGCGATCGTCTCCTCGCAATCGAAATCCTCTGGACACCCCAAGCGAAAGGGGATACTTTGACCCAGGATGACTTGTTGGCAAACTACCCCAATCTCAAACTTATCTAA
- a CDS encoding isochorismate lyase, translated as MKTPDRCENMTDIRAEIDRLDRQVISLLSQRFDYVKAAAKFKNSKTSVRAPERFKAMLEQRRVWAEEEGLNADAIEKMYRDLVNHFIEEELKHWKSSSHYVN; from the coding sequence ATGAAAACCCCCGATCGATGCGAAAATATGACAGATATCCGAGCTGAAATCGATCGGCTCGATCGTCAAGTCATTTCTCTACTAAGTCAGCGTTTTGACTACGTTAAAGCCGCCGCAAAATTCAAAAATAGCAAAACTAGTGTTAGAGCGCCCGAACGCTTTAAAGCAATGCTAGAGCAACGTCGGGTTTGGGCGGAGGAGGAAGGATTAAATGCCGATGCGATTGAAAAAATGTATCGAGATTTAGTCAATCATTTTATTGAGGAAGAGTTGAAGCATTGGAAATCATCATCTCATTATGTGAATTAA
- a CDS encoding nucleoside deaminase has protein sequence MIEPNRQWMQAAIALSLQSVRSGKGGPFGAVVVKGDEIIAQAHNQVTSTNDPTAHAEISAIRAACQILGTFSLKGCELYTSCEPCPMCLGAIYWARLDRVYYANTKEDAAAIGFDDRFIWNEFALPQTARTFSLQQLMRDEALTAFQEWATKPDKIEY, from the coding sequence ATGATTGAACCCAATCGTCAATGGATGCAAGCCGCAATTGCCTTATCCTTGCAAAGCGTTCGTTCGGGAAAAGGAGGACCCTTTGGCGCTGTGGTGGTGAAAGGAGATGAGATAATCGCCCAAGCACACAACCAAGTCACCTCCACTAACGATCCTACCGCCCACGCGGAAATTTCAGCGATTCGCGCCGCCTGCCAAATTCTCGGAACCTTCAGCTTGAAAGGGTGCGAACTTTATACCAGTTGCGAACCCTGTCCCATGTGTTTGGGAGCAATTTATTGGGCGAGGCTCGATCGCGTGTATTATGCTAATACGAAGGAAGATGCTGCGGCAATTGGCTTTGACGATCGCTTCATTTGGAATGAGTTTGCATTACCACAGACAGCACGCACATTTTCTCTACAACAACTTATGCGTGACGAAGCCTTAACCGCTTTCCAAGAATGGGCAACAAAACCCGATAAAATTGAGTATTAA
- the ggt gene encoding gamma-glutamyltransferase, whose protein sequence is MTQNLRGAIAAGDPKTAEAGKIMFELGGNAFDAAVAAILASFVIEPTLTSAGGGGFLLAHTQDKRNILFDFFTQTPRQKRALSEIDFYPVDINFGDATQAFHIGLGSIAVPGNLAGVFAVHEKLGKLPFQEIVQPAIHYAENGVNLSSFQDFCINQLLHPILLALPESCAIYAPEGKLLREGERFYMKDFAETLRAIARSGVQEFYQGDVARQFVKDCQEKGGYLTLEDLRQYRVIERKPLRMKYRDREILTNPPPSSGGILIAFALELLSTIDLSEIEFGSPQHQQLLVQVMSLTNDAREDGYNSNLYKNNIIDSFLSNEHLKPYQEQLKNTINKWGSTTHISTIDCDGNAASVTTSNGEGSSYVIPGTNIMLNNMLGEEDLNPLGFHNWSRDRRISSMMSPTIVLQDGKPIFVLGSGGSNRIRTAILQVISNLIDFQFPIDRAVESPRIHWENNLLNIEPPYSAKNINLNELPKDTEVLFWQAKNMFFGGVHAVGQTPEGTLIGSGDSRRGGACF, encoded by the coding sequence ATGACTCAAAATTTACGCGGCGCGATCGCGGCGGGCGATCCAAAAACGGCTGAAGCGGGCAAAATAATGTTTGAATTGGGCGGTAATGCTTTTGATGCTGCGGTTGCCGCAATTTTAGCGTCTTTTGTCATCGAACCCACTCTAACCTCAGCGGGTGGTGGGGGTTTTTTGTTGGCGCATACCCAAGATAAACGCAATATTTTATTTGACTTTTTTACGCAAACGCCACGTCAAAAAAGAGCGCTTTCCGAGATTGATTTTTATCCGGTTGATATTAATTTTGGCGATGCAACTCAAGCCTTTCATATTGGATTAGGTTCGATTGCGGTTCCAGGCAATCTTGCGGGGGTTTTTGCCGTCCATGAAAAACTAGGAAAACTCCCTTTCCAAGAAATCGTTCAACCCGCCATTCATTACGCAGAAAATGGAGTCAACCTCAGTTCTTTTCAGGATTTTTGTATCAATCAACTCCTGCACCCAATCCTACTCGCTTTACCGGAATCGTGTGCTATTTATGCGCCTGAAGGGAAGTTGCTGAGAGAAGGGGAGCGGTTTTACATGAAAGATTTTGCGGAAACCCTGCGCGCGATCGCGCGATCTGGAGTACAGGAATTTTATCAAGGGGATGTTGCTCGCCAATTTGTTAAGGATTGCCAGGAAAAGGGAGGATACTTGACCTTAGAGGATTTAAGGCAGTATCGAGTGATTGAGAGAAAACCCTTGCGAATGAAATACCGCGATCGCGAAATCCTTACCAATCCCCCTCCCAGTTCCGGCGGTATCTTAATTGCCTTTGCCTTAGAATTATTGTCAACCATCGATCTGTCTGAAATTGAGTTTGGCAGTCCCCAACATCAACAACTTCTCGTACAGGTCATGAGTTTAACCAATGATGCGCGGGAAGATGGTTATAATTCTAATTTATATAAAAATAATATTATCGATTCTTTCCTTTCTAACGAGCATTTAAAACCTTATCAAGAACAGTTAAAAAATACGATTAATAAATGGGGAAGCACGACGCATATTAGCACGATCGATTGTGATGGCAATGCCGCAAGTGTTACAACATCCAATGGCGAAGGATCTTCCTACGTTATTCCCGGTACAAATATCATGTTAAATAATATGCTGGGGGAAGAAGATTTAAACCCGTTGGGGTTTCACAATTGGTCGCGCGATCGACGCATTTCTTCAATGATGTCACCAACAATTGTATTACAAGATGGAAAACCTATTTTTGTTTTGGGTTCCGGCGGATCGAATCGAATTAGAACGGCAATTTTACAAGTCATTTCCAATCTCATTGACTTTCAATTTCCCATCGATCGCGCGGTGGAAAGTCCGCGAATTCATTGGGAGAATAATCTATTAAATATTGAACCCCCTTATTCCGCAAAAAATATCAATTTAAACGAACTTCCAAAGGACACTGAAGTATTGTTTTGGCAAGCTAAAAATATGTTTTTTGGAGGCGTTCACGCCGTCGGACAAACCCCAGAAGGAACTTTGATAGGATCGGGGGATTCGAGACGAGGAGGTGCGTGTTTCTGA